The window GTCTGTTCCATCATCGAGGAGATGCTCCAAATGGTCCGAGAGGATTGCAAATAGGAAAGAAAAACATAATCATTCCCAATCCCGATGAGGACATCATGACGCGTGTGGAAAGGTACTTAAGcgtttacacgtatcccttcatATTTGATTCGATTGATACGGTGATCCTCGATTTTTGTAAGAGGTGTGAGATTTGCCTCGGGCAGATCCACCAGTATTTGTGGAGGGTCGTGACCCTTCTCCGTCACTTTGTCAACAACACAAAGGAGCCTCAGTTCACTGTTGATCATTTGCTCCGAGTTTACAGCCCCCGAATCTTCCGGTGAGGGTTAATCAAGCTCGCTCGACGGGCAAAGAAGGCTCTCTTCTCGTGCATAGACGAGGATAGGGACCGAGGCTGGTAGGGGAGGTTTGCTCGGATAAAGACCAAAGTGATCATTCCCTTCAAGTTCCTGCCGTTCCCCAAGAAGTGGAACTCAAAATGTAAGTCCACTTCCTCTTAAATTGTCAAAGTACTCCTTTGAATTTTCTTCTGTTTCTCATTACTCGTTTCCTTCGATATGCAGTTGTCGCCCGATTCCTAATGCGGTCCCTCATTTCAGGGAGTGGGTGGAGGGCGTATGCAAAAAACTGACCTACTCCAAGCATGAGTGGTGCAAGCTTTCCAAAGGCAAGTAGGAGGCTCGTTCTCATAGTGAGTGTCCCTCTTCTTCTGGTTGAATTTCTCTTTGGGTTATGTTCATCTTATCATTGTTTTGACTAAGTCTTTTCCTTCCGTAGGTTTGCCCAGGACCACCAAACTTCGGGCAATTATCGAGGTTGTGGCCTCGTCTCTATCTGAAAAAACCCCCGCTTCACTGCAGCCTGCTGCCGAGGCAGTTGCTAAAAAGGaggagaaaataaagaagaagaaaatgtccTCTGACTCCTCGGATGCTTCCGTCGAGGCCAAGAAGAAAAAGATCATAGTCAGGGTTAGAAATAGTACCAACAAAAATTCCTGTGCCAGAGTCCCGATCCCTGAAGCTTTTTATCAGCTCAGAGACTTCCCCGAGGATGATGACATGGAGTTCGTCATTCAAGAACCGATCGATGCCGTATAAGAGCTGGCAACCCCGTAATGAGGCGATCGTAAGAAAGAATCCTCCTCAGCTCGGGAGCTCGAGGAGGAACATGTGGTCACTGCTCCTCAAAAAGCTCTTTTAGTTCTGAAAGAAACTGTCTCGAGGAACGCCGGCGTCATTGAAGTTTCGGAGTCACTATCTCATATGGAGGCTTTCTTAGATGTGGCTTGGGCCATAGGAGAAAAAACCGATCGAGGCATCCCGGGCCGTGGACGAAGCCCTTAATTCATTTTTCGAGGGCGTAGATGTTAGCGAGCTGGAGGACTACTCCGGTTTTGGCCATCTGGAGATCCCAAAAGGGATGCGCTGACTAGGTCAGGTGGGTCGAGTTTGAGCCCAAAGCTCGAGAAGCGGTTTCCCACCCCTAGTGTGGATCCTGACCGGAAGAAGGCGGCCATGTTCACAGTACCGGCGGATACTAGGATGCTATCCGGGCCAGTCGGTGTGGCCACCTATCTATGATCTTTGGTCACCGAAGAGGACCAAGTAAAGATGAACGAGGTAGATGGCCCAAACATCTTCAACGAGGCTCAGCAGGAACACACCAATCTAGTTGATAAGGTAAGAGTGTTTGAGATCTATAGCGAGAGGTTAAACGTATATGCTAACGCCGCAACCACGCAGGTCTAGGAGAAGATAACCCTGATCGACCAGCGTAGGTCCGAAATGGATGAGGTCAAAGCTTCATTTGAGGAGTTGAGGGGCAAAATGGATCTCCTAGCCTCGGAGAGGGATGCCACCAAAGAGGACCTGACATCGACCAAAGTACAGCTCCGGGTGATGAGTGAAAAGTACTTACTTTTAGGTatgaaaagtacaaaaataagccaaaagtcaaaagttaaatattaacAACTTTTGGCTTTTAGCTTTTAGCTTAAAAGCTACTTTTTAAAAGTCAATCCAAACACCCTCTGCTTTAGGCTTGATAGGCAGATTGTGTAGTTACTCTAATTTATAAGACTCACCTAATCGGCGACCTGGGCTTTAAGCCCAAATTCCTCATAATGGGCTGTatgaaaaagcaaaagaaaaagaaaaagaaaaagaaaaagcccAAATTGAGATCAGCTTCTTGTTTAAATTCCTGTCAAACCCTAAGCTGCTATCTTGCTACTCGGCCATATCTTTCTCCAGCAGCGACCTCCTCCCGTTGGCGTTCTCTGACGGAATCAAATGGTTAGATATTCTTTCCTCTCTTTCTAATTAGACCAAACCCAATACATGTTTGCAAAATTTTAAATGGTAAACCACACTTGTAGTCAATCGGATTATCATATTGTGTTTACTTACTACATGTATCTTCTTATTTTCTTCTCATGATAGTAGGTTAAGAAGTAAGAATCAATTTTCTGTTATTTACAAAAAGAACCAATGTTTTTTTTGGTGAGCAGGGGATAGATCTGAAAGCGGGAGGTAAGAGCAAGAAGACGAAGCGCACAGCGCCTAAGTCTGACGATGTTTACTTGAAACTCCTTGTCAAGGTTTGATCCCTCTAACTTTCTCTATTGTTTTTTCCCCTCAAATCTTGTCAAATGTTTGACTAGTGGATTTTGTTGTATGTTAATAGCTTTACCGATTTTTGGTGCGGAGGACCGGAAGCAAGTTCAATGCTGTGATTCTTAAGCGGCTATTTATGAGCAAGACCAACAAACCACCCCTTTCCCTTTCGAGGTTGATATCTTATGCCAAAGGAAAGGTGCATTTCTTCTCCTTTTTGCGTGTATGTGTTGGCGTTCAAATTCATTTTATGGACTGAAGTTGATCCTTTTTTTGATGTTATGTTTTAGGAGGATAAGATTGCTGTCATTGTCGGTACCATTACGGATGACGTTAGGGCTTATGATGTTCCGACACTGAAGGTGTGTGCTTTAAAGTTCACAAAAACTGCAAGGGCAAGGATTGAGAAGGCCGGTGGAGAGTGTTTGACATTTGATCAGCTTGCTCTTAGGGCCCCACTTGGTCAGAACACGGTATTGAATCTTAAGCTTATTGCTCTTTTATCTTCTGATTGTAATTTTCTATCAAGTTTCAGTTATAACCTAGGAAAGTTGGTTACGTTATAAGTTTTGATGTCACTACTAGTTTTCAGATATTGATGCACTATAGTAGCCTTAGATTGGTCAATATAACTACGTTGCTTATTGCACATAGTTCTTCTTGGGAATCTTGTTATGATTCCAAAGATTTTATCTGTGCATAGAGAAAACTGAAAAGAATCCTATCTGCTTGAGCCTTTTCCTAGTTGAATCCATGGAGTTGCGCTCCAATGTTATAGGATAACATCTTTCTTACTTTTCAATTTATTTCTCTCTTTTGGGAGACAAACTTTGGGAAGGCTTTCCCCATGAAATATTCAGGACAAGGAGAAATGTTATCCAATGCAAACAGTTGCTTTATTTTAAGGAATAAGGTTAATGCAACTGTTTGACTTCATTAATTTAATTTCGAGCGTGAGCGGTGCTATATTGCATCAATCTGGGTTGTGTATGACTTGTAAAAAAAAGTGAGTTCTGAATTATATTTGGTTTGTTTCCCGTTTCTTTAGATGTGACTGGCACTTTTCACATTATAAGATATTGGGTCTATTAAGAGTTTCCGACGAGCTTATCTTGATTTCATTAGGCCTGAGAATGTCTCAAATTAGTTTTATATAGTAATAGTTATTCAAAAAGATATTCATTTTGAAGATGGAGAATGTTCATCTTGATTCTATAAGATTGCCTATTTCATGTGACTTGATATAGAAGCGTTTGCATGAATTACTTAGGCATCAAGAAGAACACTTCTTTTGTTCAGATATAGTAAATTCCGTTGGTTAAAATTGCCAAAAAATGGGGCTAACAAAGTTGAAACTTAAAAAAGCTGTATGTGCGTGTTGCAACTTGACCATTGTATTACCCAAGCATCAGGATTTCCAATTTACATTACATACTGGAGTAAGTGCTGGTTTTGAAAATCCATGTGACAGAGAAAGACATGTGATGTGCTCTCAAAACAATTTTCTTTTGTATTCATTTGATTTTTGAATTGGTCAAGTGTCGCTTTGATTCTAAATAATTTGCTATGTCACTTAATACTAAAACTGTTAATTGCATTTAAAAGTTTACCAGCAGAATTATTTTTAATGCTTTTCAGATGCAACAAAGATGTAAATTAAATTTGCCCTAATAAGGTGCTTACAGAGTAGAACTGTAGAAGGCCGTGCAAGCATTCAATTTTTGAACTTAATATGGTTGGTTGTTGATTGTGAAAATTCATGCTACTCATAAAATGCATGGTATACTTTGTTGCGTGCATGTTATATATGCTTAAATTGTGCAAGTTTGATTTTATGCTTGGTGGCTACAAATGCATTATATTATCCATGCTTTCCACGTTGGAAGAGGAAGTATAAGAAAACACCAAGCCAACTACTTCGGCTTGTTTCGTGTCTCCTGTCATACATGGCAAATGGATATACGTTCTTGTGTTTCTTCTAAAAATGAAGAGTCATCACTGTCTCCTCATGATTACTGAAATGACTTCAATGTCAATATACGAAGTCTTGTGTTAATATTAGTATGTGAATGTGCAGCTTCTCCTCAGAGGTCCTAAGAATGCTCGTGAAGCAGTGAAGCACTTTGGTCCAGCACCTGGTGTTCCACACAGCCACACCAAACCATATGTGCGTTCAAAGGGAAGAAAGTTTGAGAGGGCACGTGGAAGAAGAAAGAGCAGGGGTTACAAAGTTTAAGTTGATTTTCATTTGTACTTTCAGGTTGGCTTAAGCAATTATTGCAGCAATAGAGATTTTGAAGATTACTATCCAGTTTTGGAATTTGCTTGTGTTTACTTATTTTTTTAGGATATTTTAATTCTATGAACATCCAATTTTGCTTCAAGTTGGATTTAGGGTGTGATTTGAGAATCGAACTTAACTGCTTTTGGTTAATGCACAGTCTGATTTGAGTTGTCGTGGCTGAACCCCACATCGAATCTGCTACGAATCATATACATAACCACAAATTAGAGTATTTGGCTATATAGAAGTCATTGAAAATGTTTTCCGTTAAAAGTATTGTTTGATGTTTGGTTAATAAGTAATTTCTTTTTTCATACAACATGTTTGGCCTTAATAATAATATTAGCTTATAGAATTGCATATTGATGAAAAGGTTGAATAATAATGTTAGCATATTGGGTTGAGCAAGTGATATGAAATCCAAAGTTAAAGATAATTGTAAAGAAAgtgattttcttccataaatgTGAAGCTATTTTCCATTGTTGATTGAAAATaattttccttgaaaaacatTTTCTTATAGCTCCATTAATCACAAACCGGTATTTTGAAAAGCATATAATACTAGTGGTTCTACCTATCATGAAACGAGGCATAAACTTCACAAATCTTTTGAATTTTCATACTTTAAGAACATAAATATAGATTAGAATAAAGATGTTATGGGGtgcatatataatatataatgtaTGTATATCCATTAGTAAATATTGAATTCGACGGGCTATTTAAGTAAATTCTCAAAAGTATACTTTACTAGTGGCATCTTTGGACATATGGGGCTTTACAGCCGAATGCATGCCAACTGCCAAGTACAATAAATGTAAAATTTCCTCCTTTAAAGAAACGTAAGTGTACTATATCTCCGCATACATGTGTACGTacatgtttttccttttccttattACTATATGTTCACTTCATTTAATGGCAAAAAATGAAATTTAGACCAGAAGAAAGGCGTGTAACTCTATGAAATTAGACTAAATGTAAGTGCAAATTACCCTACTGCCCTACATAGTATGACAGGATTTATAGCAAATATTTAAGTCTAACGATCTGTTATTATAAATTGGACTAACATAAAAGTATTAATGAACTTTGGTGAAGTTATGTAGCAATGAGAAATTTAGAACCTTGAGAAGAACGAAATATACTGACAAAAGCTAGAATAACGAGTACAAAATGGTTGTTCTTAACTTCTTTGTTTACTCTGTAAAATACAAGGAAAAAAAAACAGGTCAGTTACTTTCTTTATGGAACtataaattttcaattcaaatgaCCCCTTTTACCAGAATGATAAAAAGATGTGAAAATGTTGGTCTTCTCCACGACACAAACGGCATATGTATCTGTTTGTGGGCTAACTAAAAGATTTTGTAAAGTTTCCTAGGAGTCTTTTAACATTTGCAGAAGTAATTAACTTCTAAACACTAACAGGGTAAAAAGTATTTATACAAtcaaataatttaaaagataatGGTCATTTAATCTCTACAATAAGCATCTTTTGGTAACTTGAAGCAAATAGTGGGTTACACTAGAAGCAAATACTGAGTAACTGATCACTATAACTAATAAAATTATACAAAAACAAACCATTTATAGTATCGGATCTATAACTTCTGTATTAAGTAATCTTCTATAACTTTAAAATTGTTTCTTTAAGAAAGAAAATTTCTTTAAAAAGtctataatttattttttctggGTGTGAAATACTCACCTTCTCCAGAAGCCAAATTGTAGTAAAGATCAACAATGTTGGGACAATAATGATAACACTGAGGTGAGCAAAGCTTGGTAGTGAATTTAGAATAATTCTGCATAATACTAAACCTCAAACGGATTAAGTATGAAGAACGTAGTATATATGgcctttttctttcattttctttttatgaaattACCAAGAGCTCCTTGAAGGAAGATTGAAAGAGCAACTAAGAGGATGATCTTCATTTTGGCTCGTAAGGGAATTCTTAAAATTATTTTCTTGCTTGAAGATTTGATGAAGGAAGAGTGAATTGGTTAATCTgcgtgaatgtataaaaattaagGTGGGTGTTTAATAGGTCAAAATTATTACAAGGTGACaaagtagagtattacactagtGTTTGCCAAATAATCTGTCGTAATTAAACAATCATAGATTGATTTGATCCTCTATCTTAATATGTTCATATACAGTTTGACAAGTTTTTTTGGGTTTTCGTAATCAAATACTAGAAATTAAATTAGATGCTTGGTGAATGACGTGGTTTCAAAAGCAAAAGTACCTACTTCTTCTCGTCATTTATCGGATGGAATACTAAGTTGTTTTGTCCAAAAAATTCGGTAAGGTACAGACAGGACATTAAGTGCGCGTTTGGAcaaaagaattgtaaaattccgtaaaatgattttttttaaaaaagaaaataatatttgaaaattagagttgtgtttggacatgaatataattttgggttgctTTTGAATTTTTGCGAGTGATCTGAGTGagaattttgaaaaacagtttttttgtagtttttcaaattttcaaaaaattctaaaattcattTTCAGGtgcaaattgaaaattttatggccaaacaatgatttcgaaaaaagtaaaattttttcGAGAAAAAGTGAATATTTTTTCATGGCCATTAagtgggcatttggacataagaataaataacactttctttttctaaatctCACTCTTCTTGAAAACTCTAATCATTGTTGAGTATTTCTCCACGTTCTTCAAGTTACTagtcatttttttcgtttttataAGTGAGacggaaaatagagaagaaactgTTGGATTTGAAATTCAGATAAACAAAATGTACGTATTTAAGCAGGGATTTCTGAATGTTTGACAAACTGATGATCATCCAAATGTCAAACCTTTGTTCTTAGAAAAAAGTTATCCAAATGTCAAATACAACAAGcatgaaaaagtaaaaaaattcagGGGAAGATTTGATAAGGGGGCATCACCAGATTAGGATAAAACATGAGGATGGATAAGAACTGCTTTTAAAACTAAGCAGGGATTATATGAGTGGTTAGTCATGTCTTCTAATTAGTTGCCTAGCACTTTTATAAGATTAAAATTAAAGTGCTGTAGTGTACTTTGATGATCGATGTCGCAATTTACATCAAATCTTTTGATGGTCATCTTGTACACTTCAGATTGGTTTTCAATGTCCTTAGGAATTAAAGAACAATTATATGTGAATTTAAAAAGTATAGAGAGTGTTATATTCTTGGAGTTTGTAGTTAGTAGAAAGGGCATTGTAGTAGATGTTCATTAGAACATCCCAATACATTATTCAGTACAAAAAAGGTTAGGACAATGTGGTTGCACATGCACTTCGCGGAAATATACACTACTTACTACTCTTACATCTGGACTTATGGGATTTGATTTCACTATGATGTATGCTTCAGACCATGATTTTGGTTCATTTGAAAGATAGCATAAGATAGAGGGGTATTTGTTTAAAGATAAGAAAATTTGTGTTCCCCATGTGTTCTTATAAGGAATTCTCTAAGGGAGTTACATAGGAGTTCAGCCTCAGGGGTCGTACATGTTAGGGTTTTGTCCTGCATTATTAATCTATTAGGACTCTTTTCTTCGAGGAAAAGAAAATGACTCCTAAAAAGAATAAATCTCCTTCGTATACATTATTATTTTGTTAAGGAAAAGTCTTGAacatctataaattgaggatctctGCCTCTCACAACAACAACAGTATCCACAATATAGTTATTAACAGAATCACGTTTAGGAGagatttatatttttgtatttttcttataTTAAAATTAGTTTTTAATCTCTTATAATGTAGATCAATCGACCAAACCACTTTAAATGATAATCACTTATGATAtgcttaattttttttatcatcAAATTTGTCTTTGTTAGTTTTTTCATGCACCATGTCATTTCGATCCCAATAGTATACACCCTTACCCGTGCCAAGTGGGCCACATTTTGATGAACTTTGTGCTAGGATTACCAAGGACGGTGAGTTGGATTTGATAGCCTTTTCATTCTGGTTAACATGTTTATCAAAATGGCATATTTCATACCAGGTCTAAAGAGTGATGCATATTGCATAGTTTTATGTTTGGATGTAGTGAAGCTGCTTGGATTCACTAAAGCTATTGATTTGCATGAAGTCCACAAAGCATGACAATTTCATCCCCTAACCTTATCTGCAGTCTCAACAAGACATTGTATGGCTTAAGACAAGCTTTATAGCAGCGGTATGCCAAACCTCCTTATATTTGCAGAGGGGGATACAAATATACAATGAAATATTGCCTTATTACAAGTTAAACTTTTTCGTTTTTTGGTTTTTATCCGGTGTTAAATACCCAATTTCGGGCTAACTAATTTGGATTCACGTCGAAAAGTTTCACTTGGAGGGGGAGGTAAAGCATCCCTATCAAAGAAAAACTCCATTTTCAGGATTCGAACCCGAGACCTCTTGTTAAGGATGAAGGAGTACtgggaggcttgttcaaaaggaaaAGCCATGGTTGATTGTTAATTGTGTTctggaaagaggtaagtgtcttacctagCTTTGTCGAATGAACTTTTCCTAATAAAATGATATTGTTTGCTTCATGTGGGGGTGATATATATGCGAGGtaacgagcatatatgcatgtgccagggttatccatgctcggggtagatttTATGATTCTTTGTGCCTTATTGGATTATGTGATTTTCTTGCCTCATGTTTTACTTGATTTCTATAATAGTATGAATGAAAATTTTaatgctagaaaccatgattCAGCCTATAACATCTTGATAAAATATGACAGACTCTTTGTGAAACTGTTGATCTGCTAAATTTGTTCCTCATTATACCTACTCACAAATACATGTCTATGACCATTATTCTGACGTATTTGGATTCCATACTTATGTTGAAGAGCATGTGTGAGCCTTGTCGAGATACTTGAACAATATGGTTTTTGAAGTTCATTGAATTATTTATTGGTACAAGAGTTATGATTGATGTTCACGTGGTGTATTTGCTTAACCACTCTTCTTGATGTTATCCATGCTCCCTACCTTGCTTGTTGCTAATATACATGTGCTTGacgaggaagagtgtaaagcatgaagggtgatattgtcacgaccccaatttttctccgtaggatgtcgtgatgacacctaatctctaagactataTAAGCCGATTACTTACAACAATATAAGGCAATTTGACAATGACAATTTGAATCATAGTTTAATATAAATACCGAAAAAAGCGAAATAGGCCTACGCGgtaataatcataacaacctcccaaaatttggtaatacagagtcacgaactctagctgaatacatgggATGATCTCAAAGATCAAAATATAATACTGTTCAAATGACAAGGTGACAGTACAATGTAAGGAaatgactccaagggactgcgacgatcaagcaactctaccttTAATCCTCGCGATCACAAGCTCACTCTACCCAAGtcagatatctccaatacctagatctgcacaaaagcGTGCGgaggtgtagtataagtacaccatggtcggtacccagtaagtatcaagactaacctcggtggagtagtgacgaggtacaagttaAGACACCCACTAGACAAAACATcctgtgcagtatagaagtataaagctgaTAAAGGAAAGCAGGAATAAGTAAATGGAAACaaaaatcaacatgtgatataaacagcaaagcaataagaacaccgtGAAAGTACCGTTGAAACCAAGTAAGTAACACAAATGGAAACTaattaatcaagccgttctaacacaagtttcgcAATGAAATTACCCGAGATACatcatctcataatcacaagtcacgggtcttaAACCTACCATCATATATTCACGGCACCTTGCGCCTACATTTCAAATCACAACACGTACCAATATTCCCATCCGCCtggcatgatcacatgctcacaTTCACAATCCATCCGTCGTGTTCACATGCTCATAATCATAATCCACCCGACGTTATCACATGCTCAGAATCACAAttcgcccgacatggtcacatgctcCATATCAACATGAAAATAGATAATAAAAAAACATATGGGCATGgacaataaatgtcaagtttcatactcttgAGCTAGTATGAGTgacatgctacggtgtatgcttgtgcgagtgtgctactgcagcccaagtcaagaagtaatatcaaagacatcgagtagctcatcgaaaCAACATAAGAAGTCACataaggtgtatgacatacacaaggaaaattataccatcacacgaatatcacCAAACAAATGTCCCCAAGCCAttacacatcatccctgacatttccacccttatctctctgataaccacccgtatcactccgccttaacaatatcattagtcacccgtatcactccgatagccacctgtatcactctgtataatagccaccTTTATAGCTCTGtccggacaataacacaatagccacccgtatcactccatacattcaacaacaatgagatgccactcttatgctccgcataacaacaacggtgaaatgccacccttatactccgcataacaacaaccaaatcaTACAACAATTCACATGTGTTAACATCGACATATCAACttgtaccacaagtgcccataggccacaaccttttcaaagatccaacaatattaatatttccacaacaaatagcccacggctcaaacacaatgtgtatagaatcttaataacaataaaatgaacgggaaagtaactcaacaaggaacaacgccctctttaaacacaacttcaattaaaatagattaataattttcgataacctcaatttcaattaattgtttaaggataaactcgatattgaaagtatttccatgaaatggaaaacttcggattctagtgtatgaattagaCTAACCAAGAAAGAGATGGCTCGAACTAGTACTATGTGTAAATATATGAGAATAACCCGACAACAAAAGGgcatcatgtaacaacaatttcaaccaAGAGTAACccaacaataaaataaatcacataatgataaaagcgGTAACAACTTCACATAAaacatataagagcaaactcaaCAAGTAAGAAATGCGCCAtataacgacaacttcaaattaaacatgtgatagtagacatgacgaataaaagatataacatgtgctaacaatttcaaataaatacatgaaaaaagtctaagagtctaaactagtcaattttcacatataatccTGAGTACGTAcgcgtcacctcgcgtatatggctttcacataacacaaataacacaaacgtctcaaatcctaagggggtagtttcccccacacaaagttaggcaagatacttacctcaaagaagctaaaccaatactctaaaatgcccttctcatgtgaaacaacctccggatgactcaaatctagccaaaataacttaatatcataaataaaaaccatagaaaataatttcagataataaagtttcgatatTTAAAGTCAACTAAAATGGTTAACCCccggcccgcacctcgaaacccgacaaaattaataaaatccgaacacccattccaatacgagtcccatcataccaaaattatccaattccaacatcaaatcggccttcaaatcctcattttatatttttgaatgtttttacaaaaattctcattttcttaaactcaaaccactaatttaatggtaaaaacaaagatggaatcatgaaatataatcaaatccgggtaaagaacacttaccccaatccaaagtgTGAAAATTCCCTTCAAAATCGCTAAAATCTGAGCTCTCAAacccaaaaagtgataaaatatcaaaagTCCTCGAAAAAGAgtacttatattctgcccagtgatttacTCATCGTAATCGCAGAACATCCATCCCGATCGCGGAGAACAAAGCCTTCAGCTGCAAAAAcgtacttcgcgaacgcgtgagtacAGTTGTGACCGCGACACTCAACCACCAACAAATATCGCGAACGCGCTCtcgacctcgcaaatgcggaggGCAATTTCCTGGTGACCCTTCCaattccttatacgcgatcgcgtttaccataacgcgaacgcgaagaaaacaATCATCAAATCCTCATGAATGCGGCCGTCTCTTCACGACCGCGTAGAACAATAGTGCCATATTCCACAGAACACTACGCTAACACGAattcttcatcgcgatcgcgataaAGAACACTAGGTAACAAAAATCAGcatttcaaaaatagaaggaaatggcccgtagcccatccaaaacacaccagaggcccccgagaccccgtacgaacataccaacaagttcagtaacataatgcggacctgcttgaggcctaaaatcacatcaaacaacatcaaaactacgaatcgcatcttaaattgaacttaatgaacttatgaactttcaatttctacaactcgggctgaatcatatcaaatcaacccggaataacctcaaattttgcatacaagtcccaaatgacataacggagctattccaactcttggaatcgtAGTCCGAGCCCAATA is drawn from Nicotiana tomentosiformis chromosome 12, ASM39032v3, whole genome shotgun sequence and contains these coding sequences:
- the LOC104116343 gene encoding large ribosomal subunit protein eL18y-like, which gives rise to MGIDLKAGGKSKKTKRTAPKSDDVYLKLLVKLYRFLVRRTGSKFNAVILKRLFMSKTNKPPLSLSRLISYAKGKEDKIAVIVGTITDDVRAYDVPTLKVCALKFTKTARARIEKAGGECLTFDQLALRAPLGQNTLLLRGPKNAREAVKHFGPAPGVPHSHTKPYVRSKGRKFERARGRRKSRGYKV